Genomic segment of Scomber scombrus chromosome 18, fScoSco1.1, whole genome shotgun sequence:
TTTTATGGTGTTTTGTGTTGCTTTGTTGATGAGTTTCATGTTGtaatgtgtgcacatgtattGAGTTTTATGTATTTCCTAAACTCATCTAGGGACAGGCATTGCAAACTATCTTAGGCTATAAATGCTGTGATATGTGGCATATGTTCACACTATATAATTGTTCCCCtgcaaataaacattaaataaaatataaaacttggATGGCGGAAGAAGTTCATTTTAAGAgtgaaacaatgaaataatcAGCTGTTATCTTACATTTTGATTCTCCCTCTCAGGCCTTCAGCTTTCCTCGCCGAGCCTCCTGCACAGCTCCTTCAAACTGGTGAGTGTGCACACTAACTGCAGCCCGAAGCGCTCCGCCAGTTTAACAGGGATCTTCCTGCTGTATAATTCTTGGGTTTGTCTTGCAGTGTGCTGTGCCTCTGAGTCGGCGGACCTTCGCTGCAGAGGCAAAGAAGACGTACAGCCGAGAAAAGCCCCACGTGAACATCGGAACAATCGGTCATGTGGATCACGGCAAGACCACCCTCACTGCAGCCATCACAAAAGGTAAAATCACTGACGTCCTTTTTTACTCGCACATTGACTCAGATGACCACATGTACTGAATTAGCTCCACTGACTTACTTTAAGTCAGAAATGTGACTgtcttggttttttttgggggggggtccTTAGTGCTGGCTGACGCCGGTGGAGCTAGCTTTAAAAAGTATGAGGAAATTGACAATGCCCCTGAGGAGAAGGCTAGAGGAATCACCATCAACGCCTCTCATGTAGAATATACCACAGCCAACAGACATTATGCTCATACAGACTGCCCCGGTCACGCTGACTACGTCAAGGTAATCTGCCTGACAAATAAACTGCCCAACCTGATGCAGCTTCATCTTTCTTAGTGATTCATAAAGAAGAATCCCATTTaatcctcctccacctcttccctTGTTCAGAACATGATCACGGGCACAGCTCAGATGGATGGCTGTATCCTGGTGGTGGCGGCCACCGACGGCCAGATGCCTCAGACGCGCGAGCACCTGCTGCTGGCCAAGCAGATCGGCGTTGAGCACGTGGTGGTTTTCATCAACAAGGCGGATGCCGTGGAGGACAAGGAGATGCTGGAACTGGTGGAGATCGAGATCCGTGAGCTGCTCACGGAGTTTGGCTACGACGGTGACAACACGCCCGTCATAATAGGCTCTGCTCTCTGCGCTCTGGAGGTGAGGTTTGATCGGTTAgctattgttaaaataaaaaatcaacaaaCTCAGAATTCTGCCAGAATTTGGCTCCATCATTTCTGACAGGTGACTGAATTCAGTATAATATAAGTATTTAATGTGAGTTTGTGATGTGCCTGAATAATCGTCTCGCTCCATCTCAGAACAAACAGCCGGAGCTGGGCGTGAACGCAGTGATGAAACTGCTGGAGGTCGTTGATGATTACGTTCCTCTGCCCAAAAGAGAACTGGAGAAACCTTTCCTTCTGCCCATCGAAGGTGTTTATTCAATCCCAGGTACGAAAAAGAGATGACCGCTGCAGATATTTGACTCAATGTTGTAATAAATAACAGATGAAGGTAGCTTGCGAAACCGTTCTTTACTGTGAATAAACTGGTTACCATTTGTGTCTTTCAGGCAGGGGTACAGTAGTGACAGGCACTATGGAGAGGGGAATCATCAAGAAAGCAGACGAGTGTGAGTTTGTTGGCCACAGTCGCAGCTGCAAATCTGTGGTTACTGgtaagtgaaaataaaaataatcatatctTATAGGATTGATGCCAAGGATCATTACAGCTGTTTTTGTGATTGTTGGCtgaaatactttgatttttcctttaatttgtgaCCTTTCTGCACCTGTAAGGAATACTCTTTTAAGTCAGGCTGCACTGCTGCACTGCTGCACTGCTGCAACTGGTGCAACTAAGCATATGTTACATACAAAAATCTGACTTAGGTGTCCATTCTGTCGGGCTCAGGTATCGAGATGTTCCACAAGTCTCTGGACCGGGCTGAGGCAGGAGACAACCTGGGCGCTCTGGTCCGAGGCCTGAAGAGGGAGGATGTGAGGAGAGGGATGGTGATGTGCAAACCAGGATCCATCTTGCCTCACCAGAAAGTCAAGGCTCAGGTCTGGGAGCACAAAGTTGCATTTAACTATCATCtaaaccagtggtctccaaccctgctcctggagagctactgccctgcatgttttaggtatctcctcactctaactcgttatcaagcagctgaggctcgtcaaagggcttgataacgaattgattattagaatcaggtgtgttagagtgaggagatacctaaaacatgcagggcagtagctctccaggagcagggttggagaccactgatctaaacactgtttttttctgctgattcATTTGTCACATCTATTACATGGCTTTTCTAATAGACACATCCATCAATTCTTATACACATCTAATGGGCAAAGAGCAGCAAACTGGGAGACCAGCCAAATGCCACACGAATGACACAGAGGTCATTCAATTGAGTTTGTAAGCGAAACTGCGTTCATGTGGACTGTGTCATGTTCATGCTTTCTATGTTACAGGTGTATGTTCTGAGTAAGGAAGAGGGAGGCAGACACAAACCCTTTGTCTCTAACTTCATGCCCGTCATGTTCTCGCTAACCTGGGACATGGCCTGTAAAATCACTCTGCCTGAAGACAaggtatgtgtgtatttatttgtgtgtcttttggCATGTCAATACATGGATGTTTGTCAAATAGTGTCAAGCTGTATGCAAgtattttaaacaaacacttcCCACACCTTGTGCATGTATTAGACATTGACATATGTCTAACTTCATGATGTTTCAGATCAGAAACATTGTCTGACTGACAGATTACTACCAGTACATGTATTTTACAAATTTCTGcacttttctgttatttataaacAATGGAGTCTAGTAGCTGCATGTTGAAGAATAGTAACTATGATTAATCACACTCCTGCGTATTGTTCTCGTCTCCTCCAGGAAATGGTGATGCCAGGAGAGGACACCTCCCTGATGCTCACGCTCCGCCAGCCAATGGTCCTGGAGAAAGGCCAGAGGTTCACTCTGAGAGACGGAAACAGAACCATTGGCACCGGCCTGGTCACAGACATCATGACCATGACAGATGATGACGTGAGCAGCAACTGGGGCTGAAGAGGAAACTCTGCAGAGAGGGCTTAGCTTTGGGGGGGGAGGTTAGGGAtcagggagggagggtgggtgtgtgggtgtctATATCTGGtcaaatcaaataattgtcaatatataaaatacaaaaaagccATTCACATGAACATAAGAGAACTCAAAAGGATTGCATGGCTCTGGTTTGAAGCTCTACTGAACCAAGATACATGAAATATTTAGCACTGTCTATGTGTTTGAAGGCCAGACTGTCATCTGTCAtttatgtaataaaatgtatttaataataaaaatgcctCCTCCGCTTTATAGTATCGGCTATGTCTAGCCAGGCAATTCtcaaacaaaaaagacataTATATTATAAGTGAGAAAGAAATCTGAAACACTAACTTACATTCATACAGAATCTTTATTACAGATGTGCTTGAAAGTTTCTGAAccctttaaagctttttttaatgcataaaTGACCTAAAACATCAGATTCTCACACAAGCCCTAAAACTAGACAAACCGAAcccaattaaacaaatgacatgaaaatgtTACTCATTTATTGAGGAAAATGATCAAATCTTATATATTTCTATGAGgcaaaaagtatgtgaacccttgcTTCCAGTAACAGGCGTGACCCTTTTGCAGCAATGACTTCAACTAAATGTTTCCAGTTAGTTTATTTATCAGCCCTGAAAATCGGCTCAGAGGAAGTTAAGGCCATTCCTCCTCACAGAACTGTATCAATTCAGAGGCTGGTTAATCTGACCCACCacatggtttgttacacagaaccatctgagaagtcgtccatggaaactgttcggaaaagggcaggcactttgaaaaaaaagtacttggcaggtgattggatgaaccatctctTGATCACCATTTTGCTGCATGACTCGCTTTCGGTTGAACTTCAGTTCACACATGGATACTTTGACTGTTTCCTGAAGAAGTTGCCAGAACAATTCAGATTCCATAGGTCCATCGTTGATTGCATGCTGTCCTAGTCCTGAAGCAGCAAAGAAGGTCCAAAGCATGATACTGTCACCACCATGTTTCATAGATGGGATGTTCTTGAGAAAACCGTAGATGGGCAGCAGTGTTCTTTTTGGAGAGTTGTGGCTTTCTCTTCTCAGCTCTAACATTGATGTTCTCCTGATGGTGGACTTATGAACATTGACTGTAgccactgtaaaaaaaaaaaaaaaaaggcctttagTTTCCTATGATCTTTGTTGTTTGACCACTCCTGGGGAGGATAACACTGGTGTTGGATGTCCTCTTTATAAAGGGTTTTGTAAACCTTTCCAGCCTTCCCTGGTGAGTATCAGCAACTCTTCTTCTAAGGTCCTCAGAAATCGCTTTGTTTGAGCCATGGCACTTTTCCACAAACCCGTGTTGTGAAGCTCAGACTTTGACAGTGAAGATCcagatttctcttcttttaataAATCGAGGCCTCCCAGACTCTCACCTGATTGTCATCACATTGATTGAAACACTCAACTCCCCTTATAACATTGGATCATATTcttcagtaaataaatgaacaagtgttttttatattgtcaCATTTGTTAAATCGATGTGTCTTTAAGTTGTTTTGTGTCATATTTATGCAGACATTCTAATTCTAAAGGGTTCGCTGACTTTAAAGCACCACTGTAAATCTATTGAAGTTAGCTGACAGAGTATATGGCATTGCATGTTACAGGCTGTATAAGCCACAGGGGGGCAGCAAAGAGGTGCTTCAAGAACTTTCCAGGTCTACATTCACAGTTCTGATGGCAAAATGTTATTAATCACAGTAACAGTATTAGGAAGCCAAATGTACAGTTTCCTCTACTAAATGCCCTTTGTTAGGCTAAAAAGTAAGTTTAAACAAAAGGTAAGGTAATGGAAACTCATCTTAccagaacacaaacatttaactgaGATGCAAAATATTCAACATACAAGATAAAGTACAAGTTCTGGTTAAATGCTGAATCATgtcaactgatttttttttttactgtgatttCACATGTTAactgtctccacctgtccaaTAATATGTTATCATTATGTTAAAAGGTGGGAGCCCACATTTACAATCTGTCAGTatctttacagtaaaatgaaatatagtttctcttttgttcttttacAGCCTCATCTGTGAAAGTTTTAAAATtgagtaataaaataaataagttaatatTCTGTTAAAATAACTCAATCCATGAAATGCATCAGTGAAAGATGATTATGTGAGAGTAGATGTAGAAAAACAGCATCAGCCTAAGATTATCTGGTGAATGGTTGACATAGGAGATCGGAAATGAGACACTACTGGAGGGTTTTTGGTGAGTCTTATAGTAATAGTTTTTGAATGCATGGTGTCTTTTGGTAGATAACTTCTGTGTGTTAAACCAGGCTGACCCTGTTGTTCTTGAACTGGGTGAGTAGTTTGTGTCCTCTCTGCATGCTCATTCCCAACAGGAAGTTCTCCTGTTGCTCTGTGTTTGCTGTAGGTATTTGAGTCAGTGCCTCTTGTAATCCAATCAGCCTGTTGCTGTAATCAAATACTGTACGTCTGCAAGAGTCGAGGCTGGAGCAGCGAATACCACTGAGTGATGTGCTCAGCTGGAGGACAAATGACTCCATAAGCAAAATAACTTAAAGAGATATGATCAGACAGTAAACTCTAGTATGTTTCAGTGATACTGGCCTTAACTGTCCTGTGAGAGTTGCTGATACACTGAAtgtgaccctaacccttttcaTCAAACTGCCCCCATCACATGTTGCTGACGTTGACGACCTCACAGTGTGTAGACACGTCAGAGGGATGAAGAGCGTTACACTGTCAGCTTTCAGTAACATTAGGttacagtggtggaaagtaactaaatatgtttactcaagtacagttttgaggtactgcACTTCATTGTTTTACGTCACTGTATTTGAAAAGGATTTATTCTCATTTTTAGTACCTTTTTAAGAttgactttttttaattgtacatttatttaacagctgtagTTACTATTATATTTCAGGttacataataaaaacacatgataTTTTTGTATATCCTAAGAAATTTTCCCTCTAAAAATCTCAGCTGATGTCATTAAATAAGATCCAAAGAGGCAATATTAtccaatatataatatataataaataatatataatatatagacaGACCTTTTGTAGATAAAAAGTTGAGTGGGGCTGACTCAACATTAGGGAACCACATGGATGAAACTAACAGTACATTAAGTGATTAGAACAAGCTCCAACCAGCTACAACAGTTAAATACTACATGTGCAACAGTCACAGGGAAGGAgtaattttacttttgatacttggTGTATATTGTGCGTATAAAATACTAAAGTAGGGTTTTGGATGCAGGACTCCTACttgtaatgtagtttatatttttgtattggtacttccatttaacatttatgaGCAGCATAAAGGATTTTTAATGTAGTTGTAACCAGATGTGAGGGCGTCAACTACATTACTGTTTGGTTGGTAAATTGGTCAACAACTTTACCTCGTCCTGTCAAACAACTGTAACAgataatgacaaagaaatataacACTGCTGTCCCATGAATACAACATAtgatgtattgattattgattgattaatcattaattgACCATTCATTACATGAATTAAATATGGacacataaattaaatatgtatttatttatacatcttCATACTTCTTTGCATTACAATTCAGCAAACTTCATAAGGTGATGAAGGCTATAAAATGTGGCTAAATAAAAGcaatttttcttttcacagttttcaagGTAAGAAAGGATCTGTCTTCATAAACAGTTTTAGACCAAGCTATTAAtgatatgtaaatgtatataaacagttaataGTTTATAACTAACTAAGTATGTGTTCCTATATATAATCATATATTATTACATCTGTGATGTGATTACAGCTAAGTTATACTGTATTAATGTTGCTTTATGAACTGTTTATACACCAGTAATGCATGTGTCATatacaaatttaaatttttgacatttataaACAGAGAGGTTAAATGAAAGGTATGTGTGCAGAGACAACATTAAATTCAATTACAACTTTACATGATCTCCTTTGGACAGCTGCAATAAAGGCAGTACGAAAATAGTTtaaattacacacatatatccaGCCTGATTTCTAAACCAGTGGCTCAATTTCCTTTCTCAGTTTTTCCCAGACAGGGCGGTTATTCCAACCAGCGATCTTCCATTCACAAGTTCACCTCTCTCCAACCTTTAAGCTGTCCCCACCCTGAAAAGAATAACATGAGGCGATCTGATTTTACTGTGAATGGAAAAAGAAACTGCAATATAATATCAAGAGGTAGGTACACAAAGGGGAAAAGATGCTAAGATTGGTTTCCATGACTTGTCTTGTCACAATGAGATGTCACGTCCCCGGGCAAAGGACGAAGGGAGTTATGCCTTTTCATTTCCAGACATTTTTGACAAGGACCGTCATTTCACGAAACACACTGATTTTGACCAACACCTTGTCAGCTTCCCCACATTAGAGCCTCCATGCATGTAGATcctgtaaaaaatgaaacaaatagtATCAAAGtatcttttttatcttattGATAATGatactttttaaaagttaatactGTATTATAGCAGAGACTGTATTACACAACTGCCAACTTATATTAAAACcacacaaatcttttttttttgtctaactTACATCTCAAATGCTTTTAAAACTCCAGTGAGAGAAATTTTCATTTAAACCAAAATCCAAAGCTTTCTTGTTGGTTCCTAAAAAAACCCAGTTGATATGTTGATGATGAGACTtgattgttaatattattaattttctAAAATGTCTGGAATTACGGTTTTCGGGAAGGGAAGTACAGCTGTTTGTGTTGCAACATGTTACTTTTTTCcaccctccacctccttctGGCAGCTGAGGGAAACCAGTGAATAGTAGAGCTGCTGCAATTAGGGCTGAATGTTTCTTTCAACAACCCACTCTGCGTGTTTGAAGACTGACCCTCCTCGGCTTCTCATCCTCCAACACCGCAGAGTGGGTGGGAAGCATCCCGTTTTATTCTCGGTGCTCTTTCCATCAGCACATCTCATCTTAAAGCAATACATTATAGATTCATTTGGCAGTAAAATAactccctgaaagtcaaaagcaTGAAAGGGTAGAATAATTTATTCTGTTAAATGTCACGCTGATGGGACTTGTTGGTGCCAGGATAACAGTTTAATAGTTCACACACCCACTCTTTGGCTGACTACTCATAATAAATGGTAATTGAATAAAACCAGATATGGATAATATTATTTTTGGATGAGGTACCCACCACCTACCAGATTCAGATTCAATAATTTATTACCATGCCAATGAAACATTGTTTGGAATTTGTCTTGGCATGTGCTTGGGctagacaaacaaacacacacaatcatattctacttaaaggatatggctggagattttctgatttttttcccgtcaacaaatctcatatgctgagccaaaccaacaatgatcctacttacaagtattcAGTGTTTATCCAGAGTCTGATAGATCTTATTCCTCTGGACCGTAGACCTCTGCCGTTGTCCATTGGGTGACTTGTTCTTCATGGgcacattagtttgtttagaaatggttCCAAACACtaatcatattttaaatcttCAGAGAGTAGTTTAGTGTATGGCAGACACAGCTGAACATGTGCAGGAACACAGTTCTgttcacaacctcttgactttgaaCCACATTGTAAATTTCTCATGAAACCTCAACACAAAGTCAGAAAGTTGTGATAGGTGGCACAACAAGTggtgtctgccttacacagaactactcttcAAAGACTGATTGCTGTGATTGGTCTTTGGGCACTTTTCTAAGTAAACTACTCTGTCAGtactcttcataatgaaggaacatgttacCCAATGCAACAGTGTGGATCACTGACGTGTTCTTAATAGCTTTTGGACAACACCttaggtctacagcacagaggaataagatacatcaggctttggatacacacgcACTGCAGTCCTTGTGAGTAGGATCAGTTGatttttggtttggctctgcatgtTATATTTGACGGTAAGAATGATAGAGAAAATCTCAAGATTTGTCCATTCAATTTGTAAAAGGAATTTTTGCTAAAACAAAACTTTGATTGTGTCTTTAAAAGATCagtagagagagaaaataagctGTTACACTGGTCATAACAATACAATGAGTATCCTATTTTGATACTCTGATATTTGACAATTTAACTAAAGCTATTGTCACTTAggtttgtgtgattgtgtgtgtgcatgcgttcAAGCTCTTTTCCAGCGTTCAAGGTTACAGGGCAGTGAAATCAAGACTGCCAAGCCTTGTCTGTATGCAAAGACATGCCTTATTGGTTGCATAACAGTGAAAGAAGAAACCTCTGACCCCAACCAGATACTGTCCACCACCAAAtcacagtcataaatcacactCCATTCCTCTGTGTTTATCAAACAGCTGGCTCACACGTTCCCTCCCCGCTGTACTTATTTGTTGTAACTCAACAACAATTGCATTAAGCAGATTATTGTTAAATTATCCCTGTCCATCTTCAATGAAGAAAACAGAGAACTAGTGGCTttttctgatatattttattgtagTAATCaagagatatttttttaaatgtctctttcttCTTTATAAACTGTTGTCtcacaaaacaaactaaacccCGCAAGAAGACGACAAGGTGAAACTCAGAGTCAAGATTGCTTCAATGCATTTTGTGGAAGACAAGAAGAGGTTCAAATCTGTAGATGTTTTTTCCATCAAGGaaagaaagtatttttttctagCTTTGCTCAAGCAACTTATGATATTAAATAAAGTGCTAATACTTAGCCTCTATTCAAGCACAAAGGTCatataacaaaagaaaacaaaaaaacattttatttacaatacAGGCCTAACACATTTACAGGATCTAATAATTTTCGCTGTGCTTCACTTTTAGTGCAAATGGCAAAAGAACCACCACTTTTGGTTTTGTGGAGCATGCCTTTATTTCAGCACAAGTCAGCAagatataaatacaaatgtgttgAAGTTTTGCTGAAATGGCAGTCAGGAGTAAAAGATAACCCCATATGGACCCACATGGAAAACTAATTCATCTCACCTGGGATCAGTGATACAGTGGTATACAACCTGACCTAATA
This window contains:
- the tufm gene encoding elongation factor Tu, mitochondrial, whose translation is MAALVGLRACFSGLQLSSPSLLHSSFKLCAVPLSRRTFAAEAKKTYSREKPHVNIGTIGHVDHGKTTLTAAITKVLADAGGASFKKYEEIDNAPEEKARGITINASHVEYTTANRHYAHTDCPGHADYVKNMITGTAQMDGCILVVAATDGQMPQTREHLLLAKQIGVEHVVVFINKADAVEDKEMLELVEIEIRELLTEFGYDGDNTPVIIGSALCALENKQPELGVNAVMKLLEVVDDYVPLPKRELEKPFLLPIEGVYSIPGRGTVVTGTMERGIIKKADECEFVGHSRSCKSVVTGIEMFHKSLDRAEAGDNLGALVRGLKREDVRRGMVMCKPGSILPHQKVKAQVYVLSKEEGGRHKPFVSNFMPVMFSLTWDMACKITLPEDKEMVMPGEDTSLMLTLRQPMVLEKGQRFTLRDGNRTIGTGLVTDIMTMTDDDVSSNWG